The following proteins are co-located in the Rattus norvegicus strain BN/NHsdMcwi chromosome 19, GRCr8, whole genome shotgun sequence genome:
- the Emc8 gene encoding ER membrane protein complex subunit 8 isoform X2, with product MPGVKLTTQAYCKMVLHGAKYPHCAVNGLLVAERQRPRKEHPPGAGNHTLFVDCIPLFHGTLALTPMLEVALTLIDSWCKDNSYVIAGYYQANERVKDARGFLWLQPARGQGTAGKYPQ from the exons ATGCCTGGCGTGAAGCTGACCACCCAGGCCTACTGCAAGATGGTGCTACACGGCGCCAAGTACCCGCACTGCGCCGTCAACGGGCTTCtggtggcagagaggcagaggccgcGCAAGGAACATCCTCCCGGCGCGGGCAACCACACTCTCTTCGTGGACTGCATCCCGCTCTTCCACGGCACGCTGGCTCTGACGCCCATGCTGGAGGTGGCGCTCACCCTA ATTGACTCATGGTGCAAAGACAACAGCTATGTGATCGCCGGCTATTACCAAGCTAATGAACGTGTGAAGGATGCCAG AGGCTTCCTTTGGCTGCAGCCAGCTAGAGGCCAGGGGACAGCTGGAAAGTACCCACAGTAA